The Acidimicrobiales bacterium genome has a segment encoding these proteins:
- a CDS encoding ferritin-like domain-containing protein — translation MTTTEPMPSGEIAIESFDFRAYANDPDRITEFSAFNDDVTSLIHSVEDNADAIFTWGYDKGERARLDKLYEKAKTSQWNGQTDLDWSIDVDPYEVLTPADPAEVAYFAENPESPLYKLNEQEWADLGVESMNWSLSQFMHGEQGALLCTAKIVETVPWIDAKYYAATQVVDEARHVEVFAQYLDRKLDGIKYPVNTHLGSLLDDILQDSRWDMTYLGMQIMVEGLALAAFGFMHQTIEEPLLKKLLRYVMSDEARHVAFGVLSLQEVYQDLTVAELRDRQEFAFEAALQMRDRFMRQEVWERMGVDVKDMVKFTLAMPNELRIFQRLLFSKIVPNCKKLGLLDAGDGWLRDRFTDIGVIEFEDWVDTADEYADLDEVAKDREMAEG, via the coding sequence ATGACCACGACCGAACCGATGCCCAGCGGAGAGATCGCCATCGAGTCGTTCGACTTCCGGGCGTACGCCAACGACCCTGACCGCATCACCGAGTTCTCCGCGTTCAACGACGACGTCACCTCGCTCATCCACTCCGTGGAGGACAACGCCGACGCCATCTTCACGTGGGGCTACGACAAGGGCGAACGGGCCAGGCTGGACAAGCTCTACGAGAAGGCCAAGACCTCCCAGTGGAACGGCCAGACCGACCTGGACTGGTCGATAGACGTCGACCCGTACGAGGTGCTGACCCCGGCCGACCCCGCCGAGGTGGCCTATTTCGCCGAGAACCCCGAATCGCCTCTCTACAAGCTGAACGAGCAGGAGTGGGCCGACCTGGGGGTCGAGTCGATGAACTGGAGCCTCAGCCAGTTCATGCACGGCGAGCAGGGCGCCCTGCTGTGCACCGCCAAGATCGTCGAGACCGTCCCGTGGATCGACGCCAAGTACTACGCCGCCACGCAGGTGGTCGACGAGGCCCGCCACGTGGAGGTGTTCGCCCAGTACCTGGACCGGAAGCTGGACGGCATCAAGTACCCGGTCAACACCCACCTGGGGTCGCTGCTGGACGACATCCTCCAGGACAGCCGCTGGGACATGACCTACCTCGGGATGCAGATCATGGTGGAGGGCCTGGCCCTGGCCGCCTTCGGCTTCATGCACCAGACCATCGAGGAACCACTGCTCAAGAAGCTGCTGCGCTACGTGATGTCCGACGAGGCCCGCCACGTGGCCTTCGGCGTCCTCAGCCTCCAGGAGGTGTACCAGGACCTCACCGTGGCCGAGTTGCGTGACCGCCAGGAGTTCGCCTTCGAGGCCGCCCTGCAGATGCGTGACCGGTTCATGCGCCAGGAGGTCTGGGAGCGCATGGGAGTCGACGTGAAGGACATGGTGAAGTTCACGCTGGCCATGCCGAACGAGCTGCGGATCTTCCAGCGGCTGCTGTTCTCCAAGATCGTCCCGAACTGCAAGAAGCTGGGCCTGCTGGACGCCGGCGACGGCTGGCTCCGTGACCGGTTCACAGACATCGGGGTGATCGAGTTCGAGGACTGGGTCGACACCGCCGACGAGTACGCCGACCTGGACGAGGTGGCCAAGGACCGGGAGATGGCCGAAGGCTGA
- a CDS encoding LLM class F420-dependent oxidoreductase, with translation MHFGACFFPTSYAISPADLGVALEERGFESIWLAEHSHIPASRTSPWPGGPDMPQMYYDTLDPFVTLGAMATATTTLKLGTGIALVVQRDPIHTAKQVASLDVLSDGRVLFGIGAGWNLEEMSDHGTDPERRFGLMRERVEAMKALWAAEVAEYHGSQVGFDPTYQNPKPVQRPHPPIHVGGVAPGGLRRAVAYGDGWIPIGGRTVVDGAGLDALRAEACAEAERDPASLEISIYYAPPDPAVLADLAEHGIERAAFGIPSEGRDVVLPLLDGYAEVVASL, from the coding sequence GTGCACTTCGGAGCCTGTTTCTTTCCGACCTCCTACGCCATCAGCCCGGCCGACCTCGGCGTGGCACTGGAGGAACGGGGCTTCGAGTCGATCTGGCTTGCCGAGCACAGCCACATCCCGGCCTCCCGGACGTCGCCATGGCCGGGCGGCCCCGACATGCCCCAGATGTACTACGACACCCTCGACCCGTTCGTGACGCTGGGGGCCATGGCGACCGCCACGACGACCCTGAAGTTGGGTACCGGCATAGCCCTCGTCGTGCAGCGCGACCCGATCCACACCGCCAAGCAGGTGGCCAGCCTCGACGTGCTATCCGACGGTCGGGTGCTGTTCGGCATCGGAGCCGGCTGGAACCTCGAGGAGATGTCGGACCACGGCACCGACCCGGAGCGCCGCTTCGGCCTCATGCGCGAGAGGGTGGAGGCCATGAAGGCCCTCTGGGCCGCCGAGGTTGCCGAGTACCACGGCAGCCAGGTCGGCTTCGACCCGACCTACCAGAACCCCAAGCCGGTCCAGCGTCCCCACCCACCCATACACGTCGGTGGGGTGGCTCCGGGAGGCCTAAGGCGGGCGGTGGCCTACGGCGACGGCTGGATACCCATCGGTGGGCGCACGGTGGTCGACGGGGCAGGGCTGGATGCCCTGCGGGCCGAGGCCTGCGCCGAAGCTGAGCGCGATCCGGCGAGCCTGGAGATCTCCATCTACTACGCGCCGCCCGATCCGGCTGTGCTGGCCGACCTGGCCGAGCACGGCATCGAGCGGGCCGCCTTCGGCATCCCGTCGGAGGGCCGGGACGTGGTGCTGCCGCTCCTCGACGGCTACGCCGAGGTGGTGGCGTCGCTCTAG
- a CDS encoding ferritin-like domain-containing protein, with product MTVVDESPQDAGQQDATTAFDALIDKVRAEFDTAFTWDYERSRDGLNRLYEKAKRSQWNVSDDLDWSIDVDPERVVRLQAEATGVPAGMPARSLLDVKGSPVASWDDDKWVEFAVQAQSASLSQFLHGEQGALLCTARLVEAVPWIDAKYYAATQVVDEARHVEAFARYLDEKMPATYPINENLKSLIDQVLRDERWDLVYLGMQVVIEGLALAAFGLMLGTTQEPLLKAMLRYVMADEARHVAFGILSLQELYDDMDAAEFRVRQEFAYEACNMMRRRTLNSELWPSFGISNAEIEALLPSQQSQQRMQHLLFSKIVPNCRKLGLLDHRDGWLRERFEEMGIIQYEHWENTAEALTIGDAVEPIHADASGQPAHPPADPMTQ from the coding sequence ATGACCGTGGTAGACGAAAGCCCACAGGACGCCGGCCAGCAGGACGCCACGACAGCCTTCGACGCACTGATCGACAAGGTCAGAGCCGAGTTCGACACCGCGTTCACCTGGGACTATGAGCGCTCCCGGGACGGACTGAACCGCCTCTACGAGAAGGCCAAGCGCTCGCAGTGGAACGTCAGCGACGACCTGGACTGGTCGATCGACGTCGACCCGGAGCGCGTCGTACGCCTCCAGGCCGAGGCCACGGGCGTACCGGCCGGGATGCCCGCACGGAGCCTGCTGGACGTCAAGGGCTCACCTGTCGCCAGTTGGGACGACGACAAGTGGGTGGAGTTCGCGGTACAGGCCCAGTCGGCATCTCTCAGCCAGTTCCTCCACGGCGAGCAGGGAGCCCTGCTGTGCACCGCCCGACTCGTGGAGGCGGTCCCGTGGATCGACGCCAAGTACTACGCAGCCACCCAGGTGGTCGACGAGGCCCGCCACGTCGAGGCCTTCGCCCGGTACCTGGACGAGAAGATGCCGGCCACCTACCCGATCAACGAGAACCTCAAGTCGCTCATCGACCAGGTGCTCCGCGACGAGCGCTGGGACCTCGTCTACCTCGGCATGCAGGTGGTCATCGAGGGCCTGGCCCTGGCCGCCTTCGGCCTGATGCTCGGAACCACCCAGGAACCGCTCCTCAAGGCGATGCTCCGCTACGTGATGGCCGACGAGGCCCGCCACGTGGCCTTCGGGATCCTGTCACTGCAGGAGCTCTACGACGACATGGACGCCGCCGAGTTCCGGGTACGCCAGGAGTTCGCCTACGAGGCCTGCAACATGATGCGGCGGCGCACCCTGAACTCGGAACTGTGGCCGAGCTTCGGGATCTCCAACGCCGAGATCGAGGCGCTGCTCCCCAGCCAGCAGTCGCAGCAGCGGATGCAGCACCTGCTGTTCTCCAAGATCGTCCCCAACTGCAGGAAGCTCGGGCTGCTCGACCACCGGGACGGATGGCTCCGCGAGCGCTTCGAGGAGATGGGCATCATCCAGTACGAGCACTGGGAGAACACCGCCGAGGCCCTCACCATCGGCGATGCCGTAGAGCCCATCCACGCCGATGCCAGCGGCCAGCCGGCTCACCCGCCGGCCGACCCCATGACCCAGTGA
- a CDS encoding TetR/AcrR family transcriptional regulator, translating into MASNGPDTQPAPGEDLTHRLLQAAAEVFAEKGYEKAGVAEIARQAGVTTGAIYSRYGGKAELLLEAVDHHVPDSIDSVLNGGGNLGSPTEVLSMLGDHLLDPLDGGHGLFLEAIVAARRDPDLAERLRVRVEDEDRRLGKLVDEATSDGLFDADLDEQAVVRLAHAIGLGMLLTRSMGLSLPSPDHWHTVIDRVLGGLAEPYGPEPHGPVENQTPGGDA; encoded by the coding sequence ATGGCATCCAATGGGCCCGACACCCAGCCCGCCCCCGGGGAGGACCTGACCCACCGGCTACTCCAGGCTGCGGCCGAGGTGTTCGCCGAGAAGGGCTACGAGAAGGCAGGTGTGGCCGAGATAGCCCGGCAGGCAGGCGTCACCACCGGCGCCATCTACTCCCGGTACGGCGGCAAGGCCGAACTGCTGCTGGAGGCCGTCGACCACCACGTACCCGACTCCATCGACAGCGTCCTGAACGGTGGTGGCAACCTGGGTTCCCCCACCGAGGTCCTGTCCATGCTGGGCGACCACCTGCTCGACCCGCTGGACGGCGGACACGGGCTGTTCCTGGAGGCCATCGTGGCCGCACGGCGCGATCCGGACCTGGCCGAGCGGCTCCGGGTACGGGTCGAGGACGAGGACCGTCGACTCGGCAAGCTCGTCGACGAGGCCACCAGCGACGGCCTTTTCGATGCAGACCTCGACGAGCAGGCGGTGGTCCGGTTGGCCCACGCCATTGGCCTCGGAATGCTCCTGACCCGTTCCATGGGTCTCAGCCTCCCCTCGCCGGACCACTGGCACACCGTCATCGACCGGGTTCTCGGAGGACTCGCCGAGCCCTACGGTCCTGAGCCCCATGGACCTGTAGAGAACCAGACGCCGGGAGGCGACGCATGA